tacagatagtttaagtgaAAGATTTCCAACATAACTGCattaatacatttttaaaattgttaagaattcgaagaattgaagaaattgtaGTCGAACAGAGCATTACCTTGTTCTTCGTTTCTTTTTCTGGTTAATTCGATTAATTTGAAGTAAGTAAGATAGGTAGAGGATAATGTTGATATTAGAACTGAGTGTGTTACTCTATTTCATTGAACAATTCGTTTAATTATATAAACAATCGATTTGACAGCCAATTTAATTAGGaagaataataaatatgataaattCGTTAAATTCAACAAGTTGTACGATTGATTGATATGGAAAACGTTTTTAGGGATATAAACAAAAATCAAATACAGTTGACAAGGATTTAAAACTTATTTAGAATCCTAtgagtaataatacatatttatttatatatatatatatatatatatatattagtatttatatatatatttatctctatatgtatttatatatatataaccgtattttatatatgtatatgtatatatatatatgtatttgcataactgtatttgtataattatatatcgattatatatatatatatatatatatatatatatatatatatatatatatatatatatatatatatatattaattttataaagtaacataataatattaactatataattattaatatttaatattaattttaataataataatgaaactaataatgataagtatagtaatagaattaataatgataataatatcaataatattaataacaatcaagtttcatatatatataaataaaataataataatattaataatacaaatattaatattaacatttataatggaagtaatgttaataatataacttttatattttaacttgtactaaatttaattattaatattatatgataacatatgtttatactttttatattttttttacaatatatataatattgctTATGTATAATattcatgtatataaatatatatatatatatatatatatatatatatatatatatatatatatatatatatatatatatatatatatatatatatatatatatatatttatttatagatttataatcatatcatatcatatatttatatactcGTTTTAATATTAATctattctattattattgttaatttttttaaagtgtactttattaattcataataCTATATAAACActtatatttgtttatatatatttatttacacacaactgttcgtgaatcgtcggaaatagtcaaaggttatctgaaaccatgtaaacagttcaaaaatttagaaactcaatattacagactttgcttatcgtgtcggaaacatataaagattaagtttaaatttggtcgaaaatttccgggttgtcacaatggactcttttaaaaaaacgctaaatatttgaggtacttttcaaacacgttgattttgcgttaaatttttaaaagtcgacaatttcatagcgaaacgcggagatgcacatatattgttaatttaaaataacatttaaatctttcacggattataccatttagttcgactcgagttacgCTTCAACgaaatcatcgttagccacgaaataattttacaaactaaacgcactaaaatacattgaaaaccgaacaccTGGCGCGAAGCGAGAGTTCGTAAACTAGTTAACATCAAGAGAGAATGACTATAAATCggaattttcttttttttttttaacggaaaAATACACATTTCCAATTTTACCGTgttcttattttatttattttaacatTTTCACTTGTCCCAGTAGTATTAACATATACAGTAAGAGTCTGCAAATTCGCGGTCCTGGTAGTattaacttaaaaacacaaaacacaaaaaaTATTTTTCTTTCATTTCTCTTCTTCTTGGGTTTCATTCATTCTCTCACAAAAACACACTTTGTTTCCGTTGCTAACAATAACACTTTTTCTTTCGATCCATCTAAATACtaattacaattttaattatagCTTATTCAATTTTGTTTAACTGCTTTAGATCTTTCCCCAATTTGTTTTCCCTGGCGTTACTTCACAGGTAATCAATCATTCACAGATTTAATTTTTCTATTATTTGTTGTATTTTAGATACAAATACAATTTGTTTTCTATAAATTGACgtttaattattatttttctatTTTCCTTCTTGCAGGAATGAAACGATTACGCGATGACGTGTATACTAATTCTCAATTTAAGCAGCCGCTCGTTTCTCAATCGTAAGATTTCACCTTCGAGTTTATTATGTTCATAAATTATGTTTGTAATTTTAATAGCAGAATGTATGTATTGATGTGTTTTCATGGTTAATTGTTTGACTTTGAATTTTTGATAGGGTTAGTTTTTAAATTTTGTGGTTTTATCATGTATTCATGTATGTGAAATGTTTATTCTGTAATTCAAGTTATTTGCTTCTTGAATTACATTTTTTATACTTCATGATTTAGGTATAAAATAATACTGTTAAAGCATGTGATGGTAAATTTGTCATCTTTATTGCTTAATATTTTGTTATTACCATCAGAATATTAACCAATTTACATAGCattaagtttatttatttatttattttttgcctTCAAGGGTTTAGGTTGTTGAGGATATGGTAATAGATCATTAGACTGCAAGATTTAGTTAAAGTATCCTATAGCTTGGTCGAATACTTCATGATGTCATACGATGCAATGACATgaaatataaacatgataaattgaAGTATCAAGTGACCAACTGTATCTTATGATTGTACCTGCTTTGCAATTGTAGCGTACAACGTATTTGCATGGTTAGTATGTTGTGTTTCTTTAAGGAGAAAATGTTGGTTTTTTTGGTCATGTTGAAGGTATGGTCAACCCCATGTCACCGGAGAAGGAGTAGGTGAGGTGGCAGGTGCGGGTGGAGTTGCCAGGGGAGGGGCTAGTAGTGCACAAAAACTGACAACGAATGATGCGTTAACGTACTTAAAGCAAGTTAAGGAGATGTTTCATGACCAAAGAGAAAAGTATGACATGTttcttgatgtaatgaaagattttaaAGCTCAAAGGTACATGATTTTTTTTATTAGAGGTTTAGGTCTCGATTAGTAACGGCGATTATAAGTTATAACATGTTCGTTAACTTGTTGGTGCAGAATCGACACTGCTGGTGTCATAGCAAGGGTGAAAAATTTGTTTAAAGGGCACAATAATTTAATTTTTGGATTTAATACTTTTTTGCCTAAAGGGTATGAAATAACAGTCATCGAAGATGACGAGCCTCCAATAAAAAGAACAGTGGAGTTTGAAGAGGCTATAAGTTTTGTAAACAAAATAAAGGTGAAGTTTTTCTTTTTAATGTTTTATATTactttactttttttttattttttatttttaaatatttacattTTAATTCTCATGTTCCACAGAAACGATTCCAAAATGATGATCACATTTATAAGTCGTTTTTGGATATCTTGAACATGTATCGAAAAGAACACAAGGGAATTAACGATGTCTACCGTGAGGTTGCTGCACTTTTTGACGATCAACCTGATCTTCTTGACGAGTTTACCAGATTTTTACCCGATGCTTCTGCCGCTGCATCTGCACATAATGCGCGACAAAATGTGAACCGCTTTGGTGAACGTAGTTCAGACATGGTTCCAGTCAAACAAGCACATATAGATAAGGTAATGGAACTAATTACTTAGAAAAGaaaagtttacttattttttttttcatgaGGTACTAAGTCTGTGATATCATTAGCAACGAGTCAGTCGAGATAGAATGTTGTCACAACAAGCGGGACAGGATTACAAGGAGCAGAAAATGCGATTGGAGAAGGTTGACGATGATAGGGACGTTCATCGTGCTGAAAACCGGAAACCTGCAATTAAGGTTGATGATGGTGGAACACATTCAGCTGTGGGCCCAGATGGTGATAAAGATTCACTAAAAAGTGAGTCGGAATGTTGTAGTATCAATCGGTTATGTCACTAAGATatatttttgacaacaaattgaatTTTTTATAGGTATGTACAGCCAAGAATTCACTTTTTGCGAAAAAGTGAAAGACAGATTACGTAATCAAGAGGATTACCAAGCGTTTTTGAAGTGTCTTCATATTTACAGCACAGAAATAATCACAAGGAAGGAATTACGGAGTTTGGTATGTTTAATTGTTCTAAATATTTAACACCTttacgttattattaatatttttaaatgaaaTGAATTGTTCTGTTTTGCTATTGATATATGAATGTTGTATTTTCAGGTTTCTGATCTACTCGGAAAGCATCCAGATCTTATGGAAGGGTTTAGTGCGTTTTTGGAGCGCTGCGAAAATATAGGTGAATGTCAAACTACCTTACCTAGTGTTAGGGTTGTTCAATAAATATTTGGTTTGAAATTGATTAATCCGAAAACCAAACGGAAATCAAACCCGAAAAAATCAAACCGAATATCTAAATCGAAAAACTACCTTACCTAGTGTTAGGGTTGTTCAATAAATATTTGGTTTGAAATTGATTAATCCGAAAACCAAACGGAAATCAAACCCGAAAAAATCAAACCGAATATCTAAAACGGTTttcgatctatatatatatatatatatatatatatatatatatatatatatatatatatatatatatatatatatatatatatataaccgaatTCTTaattcggttttgaaaattttgaaTTCCGTGTTTATTTAATTTTTACATTTTTATATTTATGTGTTAATGTGTTAATGTCATTATAGATTGTGATCCAGTCATCTAAAACGGTTCCAACCTAAACAGGATCTGTTGTGCTTGTAGCCCCAAAACGCGTTATGTCTGGTAAATATGGGAGTTACCATATAAGGGACTCAAACATACAAATTTTATCTGATATGGGACGGGTTGTTACAAACTCCTCCCCTTAGAATCCTGACGTCCTCGTCAGGGCGAAACAAATTGATACCCAGAATCCATACCTGAGGAGATGATGCACGAGCCGAGTGCCCGTCACCCCTCGAAAGGCTAcaactctgataccatctgtaaaatCCTTCTTATAAAGATGAGAGTTACCTTATAAGAAAGATGGGAGTTACCTTATAAGAAAGATGGGAGTTACTTTATAAGGGACTTAAACTTACAAATTTTATCCGATGTgggacgggatgttacattacgatTTGGTGGCCCACATTATAGTCTTGATGTAAACGTCACAATTAAGctttaaatattaataaatcatcgaattcttgataatttaatagtacaCAATTGTTTTAGGTTGTAAACGATCACCACAATCAGACTACCATGGTTGGTTCTGATTTTTTCAtgattttcggttttaaccgaaaccgaacCTAATTCTGTTTTTTCGGTTTCGGTTCGGTTTCAGTTATGAATTCGAGTtcagttcggttttcggttttgcccaaaaaaagaTTCAATACCGAATAAACCGAAAATCCTACCTAGTGTTTTGGTTTTGTTTTCTTTGCTTGCCGCTAATAGTTATTGTTTGCAGATGGATTCCTAGCTGGTGTCATGGACAAAAGTACGTTTTTTTTGTCTATTATTTTCTTTATATCTGTCTACCTTTTAAAATACATTAATGCTTACATTTTTCATTATTTATATGTTTATTCGGTTTTTGGCTTGTGGCAGAATCTTTATGGAATGAAGGGCATGTATCTAAAGAGAGAGAACACAGGCGTGAAACCGATGCTGCAAAAGACGTCAAATTCAAAGAGAAATATTGGGCGAAATCTATACAGGAACTTGACCTTTCCGATTGTCAACGTTGTACTCCGAGTTACCGACTTCTTCCCGATGATGTCTGTCTTTCaaaatttattttgtttgtttcaTCTTtggatattaatattatataataatttgtTTCGTACCTTACATTGTATATTTTATGTTCCGTTTTTTTACAGTACCCGATACCATCAGTTAGTCAAAGATCGGAACTTGGTACTCAAGTACTGAATGATCTTTGGGTATCTGTTACTTCTGGTAGCGAAGACTATTCGTTTACGCATATGCGTAGAAACCAGTATGAAGAGAGCTTATTCCGATGTGAGGATGATAGGTAAATGTTCTTTGTATTATTTTCCAAGTCTGTAAAAAGGTGGCGAGTCGCGCGTTGACCAACGACTTTTAGTAATAAATTAATTAAGCgtatatatattacacataaatatatcaaacatgtatcataaatatttcaaacatagataTGACACCAAATCTAATTCTAAAAGATATAAATTTTTTACCTAACTTTGATTTTGACGGGATTTGACCGACGTTGACCAACTAAGACCTGACTTTAACCTGAATTTCTAGCGTTGGCCGACTTTTAAGGCGTTTTTGGGCGACTCGGGACGGGCTAGTGCCCAAACTGACAAGTCGACCGAGTCGGCTGTCTTTTACAACAGTTTTATTTTCTTAAATACGGAATCTAATAAAAAATGAAGTAGAATTAGCTAATGATACCTTGATGATGTCATGATGACAccaggtttgaacttgatttgttgttgGAGTCCGTGAAATCAACTGCTAAAAGCGTTGAAGAGACATTGAATGGTATTAACAACAAGACAATTACTCTCGAAACTCCCTTCCGTATCGAAGAGCACTTTACCggtatatatagtataatatacgGAGTATTACATATGGAATTTTCGTCTTTCTTTAGTCATGCTGATATCATCCTTTCGCAAATGTTGTAGCTTTGAATCTACGGTGCATGGAGCGTTTATACGGTGATCATGGTCTTGATGCTATGGAAACACTTCGTCGAAACCCTACAGCTGCGTTGAATGTTATGTTGACCCGTCTTAAGCAGAAAGAAGAGGAGTGGACCAAGTGTAAATCGGACTTCAACAAAGTTTGGGCTGACATATATGCGAAAAACCATTACAAGTCACTTGATCATCGCAGCTTTTATTTTAAGCAACAAGATTCAAAGAATTTGAGCACAAAATGTAAGTTAAAGTCAGTTCTATTAATGTATTTTGTCTATCGAAAATTCCAAAACCATAATTTGTTGTAATAAACAGCTTTGGTAGCCGAGATTAAAGAAATAAAGGGTAAAAGTCAGAAAGATGAAGATGTGCTTCATAGTATTGCTGCCGGAAGCAGACACTTTATTTCTCCGAATCTTGAGTTTGAATATACCGATATCGACATTCATGAAGATGCGTTTAAACTTATTAAATATTCGTGTGAAGAAATTTGCACCGGTAAAGAACAACTAATCAAAATTTTGAATCTTTGGACGACGTTTCTGGAACCCATGCTCGGTGTTCCGACCAAAAACGTCGCCGGAGAAACTGATCGAAGTCTAGGTCATGATAATAGTACCGTGAATCCTAACCGTTCAAATCCCGATTGCAATGGAGATGATAGTCGGTCTCCAGATCGGGCTCGGTCTCAAAAGAATGGATTGGTCAATGGTGGTACTTTGACTAAGGAAAATGACGGTTTACATTTGCAGAAAGACGGTAATAAGAACCAGTCAAATGTTGATGTTCATGCATCACAGGTAAAACTTTCCCTCTGTCTCATAAGAATGTCCACATTGACTTTTACAGTCTTTCcttttcaactttgactttaaatatattcatttttgtTGCATATTATTTGATAAAAGTTATGTGAATGGATTGTGtttttaaatgtgttttcattggtATAACCTTAATCAAGTATTGTATAACACAAACtataatatttaaagtcaaagttgaaaagGTAAGACTGACAAAAGTCAAAGTGGACACTACACTActgattttaagttttatgcatcTCCAATTTTTGATGTAATTCGTAGTTTGTGCAGCGTGGGGATATCGCGAGATCCCTAACGACGGGGAATGGATTTACGGATCCTTCGAAAGGTGAGAAAGAAGAGGGTGAACTGTCACCTAATATTGACTTCGATGAGTCAAATATTGGAGGGGAGATAGAAgcagatggtgatgatgatgtggACAGTGAAAACAGAGATCATGATGATGTCACTGGTAGCGAATCTGGTGGAGATGATGATGTGTCAAGAGAAGAGGGTGATAGAGACCGTGATGATGATGTGGATGGTAAAGCCGAAAGTGAAGGAGATAAAGAGGATGCAAACTTGGGTTTTGAAGATGGCGTGTATTATTTAAGGACCGCAAGGCCGTTGGCAAAATGTGTAGCGTCATCATCGTGTGATGGTGATAAAAAAGATTCCCATGTGTTTTATGGGAATGATGCTTATTATACACTTTTTAGGCTTCACCAAGTAAGAATACGTTCCTTTTTTCATCTTTGTATGTTTTAGTAAATTGAATGAAATTGTTAGAGGTGGTACTTTGATTCTTACGTATTGGTTTGGTTTTGATCGGTGTTGTAAAACTCCTCGATCAATGCCGAGTACTCCACGAGTACTCCTTTTTAGGAACCGGGTGAGCCGATTTTTAAAAATCTCAGTAACTAATTGGACAACGGTCAATGGGTCAAAATCGGATTTAGTCAGTTAAAATTGGACAAAGTTAATATTGGTCAACATTTTATTAtgaaattaaattattattttagagCTTTTGAACAAATGAAGATTTATATGTATGTTTATTTGCACAAATGAAGAGTACTCCCTGAGTAGCAATTTTCGCAACCTTGATTTTGGTTGTGTTTTATCTCCAATagctcaaatgggtcaaaatgttgaAAGTTGCCCAAATCCTTTCAATCTACTTAACTCCTTTCAAATCAATATTATTCCATCATTTAGAGTTTTACCTCCCAAAGCCTAATTATTTTTATGCATACAACTGTTTATTTCTACCTTACTTGAtaaaaactagttgtggagccctcgctttgcgccgggggctccgttttgaatgcgagttaaaaa
This genomic window from Rutidosis leptorrhynchoides isolate AG116_Rl617_1_P2 chromosome 2, CSIRO_AGI_Rlap_v1, whole genome shotgun sequence contains:
- the LOC139891966 gene encoding paired amphipathic helix protein Sin3-like 2 isoform X2; amino-acid sequence: MKRLRDDVYTNSQFKQPLVSQSYGQPHVTGEGVGEVAGAGGVARGGASSAQKLTTNDALTYLKQVKEMFHDQREKYDMFLDVMKDFKAQRIDTAGVIARVKNLFKGHNNLIFGFNTFLPKGYEITVIEDDEPPIKRTVEFEEAISFVNKIKKRFQNDDHIYKSFLDILNMYRKEHKGINDVYREVAALFDDQPDLLDEFTRFLPDASAAASAHNARQNVNRFGERSSDMVPVKQAHIDKQRVSRDRMLSQQAGQDYKEQKMRLEKVDDDRDVHRAENRKPAIKVDDGGTHSAVGPDGDKDSLKSMYSQEFTFCEKVKDRLRNQEDYQAFLKCLHIYSTEIITRKELRSLVSDLLGKHPDLMEGFSAFLERCENIDGFLAGVMDKKSLWNEGHVSKEREHRRETDAAKDVKFKEKYWAKSIQELDLSDCQRCTPSYRLLPDDYPIPSVSQRSELGTQVLNDLWVSVTSGSEDYSFTHMRRNQYEESLFRCEDDRFELDLLLESVKSTAKSVEETLNGINNKTITLETPFRIEEHFTALNLRCMERLYGDHGLDAMETLRRNPTAALNVMLTRLKQKEEEWTKCKSDFNKVWADIYAKNHYKSLDHRSFYFKQQDSKNLSTKSLVAEIKEIKGKSQKDEDVLHSIAAGSRHFISPNLEFEYTDIDIHEDAFKLIKYSCEEICTGKEQLIKILNLWTTFLEPMLGVPTKNVAGETDRSLGHDNSTVNPNRSNPDCNGDDSRSPDRARSQKNGLVNGGTLTKENDGLHLQKDGNKNQSNVDVHASQRGDIARSLTTGNGFTDPSKGEKEEGELSPNIDFDESNIGGEIEADGDDDVDSENRDHDDVTGSESGGDDDVSREEGDRDRDDDVDGKAESEGDKEDANLGFEDGVYYLRTARPLAKCVASSSCDGDKKDSHVFYGNDAYYTLFRLHQALYDRLLFAKVHSASAEARRRTANDSRSSDLYSIFMTSLYNLLDGVTDNAKFEDDCRAIIGNQSYVLFTLDKLICKLVKQLQNIVGDEMDNKLLQLYEYERSRKPMKFVDSVYYENAHVLLHDENIFRLQCSPGPSRLTIQLMDDGIEKPEVVAVSVDPNFAAYLHKDFLSISTANKQSSIMMQRNKCRFTGMDETYDLSFAMEGAHVVNGLEYKMSCSSSKISYVLDTEDFFFRERRKRGKVPGVKSSSNNSQVNVQRFHIILETALAQQSQQLSRNLTS
- the LOC139891966 gene encoding paired amphipathic helix protein Sin3-like 2 isoform X1 — protein: MKRLRDDVYTNSQFKQPLVSQSYGQPHVTGEGVGEVAGAGGVARGGASSAQKLTTNDALTYLKQVKEMFHDQREKYDMFLDVMKDFKAQRIDTAGVIARVKNLFKGHNNLIFGFNTFLPKGYEITVIEDDEPPIKRTVEFEEAISFVNKIKKRFQNDDHIYKSFLDILNMYRKEHKGINDVYREVAALFDDQPDLLDEFTRFLPDASAAASAHNARQNVNRFGERSSDMVPVKQAHIDKQRVSRDRMLSQQAGQDYKEQKMRLEKVDDDRDVHRAENRKPAIKVDDGGTHSAVGPDGDKDSLKSMYSQEFTFCEKVKDRLRNQEDYQAFLKCLHIYSTEIITRKELRSLVSDLLGKHPDLMEGFSAFLERCENIDGFLAGVMDKKSLWNEGHVSKEREHRRETDAAKDVKFKEKYWAKSIQELDLSDCQRCTPSYRLLPDDYPIPSVSQRSELGTQVLNDLWVSVTSGSEDYSFTHMRRNQYEESLFRCEDDRFELDLLLESVKSTAKSVEETLNGINNKTITLETPFRIEEHFTALNLRCMERLYGDHGLDAMETLRRNPTAALNVMLTRLKQKEEEWTKCKSDFNKVWADIYAKNHYKSLDHRSFYFKQQDSKNLSTKSLVAEIKEIKGKSQKDEDVLHSIAAGSRHFISPNLEFEYTDIDIHEDAFKLIKYSCEEICTGKEQLIKILNLWTTFLEPMLGVPTKNVAGETDRSLGHDNSTVNPNRSNPDCNGDDSRSPDRARSQKNGLVNGGTLTKENDGLHLQKDGNKNQSNVDVHASQFVQRGDIARSLTTGNGFTDPSKGEKEEGELSPNIDFDESNIGGEIEADGDDDVDSENRDHDDVTGSESGGDDDVSREEGDRDRDDDVDGKAESEGDKEDANLGFEDGVYYLRTARPLAKCVASSSCDGDKKDSHVFYGNDAYYTLFRLHQALYDRLLFAKVHSASAEARRRTANDSRSSDLYSIFMTSLYNLLDGVTDNAKFEDDCRAIIGNQSYVLFTLDKLICKLVKQLQNIVGDEMDNKLLQLYEYERSRKPMKFVDSVYYENAHVLLHDENIFRLQCSPGPSRLTIQLMDDGIEKPEVVAVSVDPNFAAYLHKDFLSISTANKQSSIMMQRNKCRFTGMDETYDLSFAMEGAHVVNGLEYKMSCSSSKISYVLDTEDFFFRERRKRGKVPGVKSSSNNSQVNVQRFHIILETALAQQSQQLSRNLTS